The Carnobacterium mobile DSM 4848 genome includes a window with the following:
- a CDS encoding energy-coupling factor transporter transmembrane component T family protein — MMDKLIFGRYIPGDSWIHRLDPRAKLLGSMYFIGIIFLANNWQTYALLFLFTMFVIQLSKIKLSFFINGVKPLIWLILFTVILQVLFTGGGTVYFSLGPITISQEGLLNGVFIFCRFVLIIFMSTLLTLTTMPLSLTDAIEFLLRPLIALKVPVYEIALMLSIALRFVPTLMDETEKIMNAQRARGVDFGEGNVFQQMKAIVPLLIPLFVSSFNRAEELATAMEARGYQGGEGRTKYRLLKWEMRDTLVIVGYALLTVALVFLKS; from the coding sequence ATGATGGATAAATTGATTTTCGGCCGTTACATTCCTGGAGACTCTTGGATTCATCGGCTGGATCCCAGAGCAAAGTTGTTAGGCAGTATGTATTTTATCGGAATTATCTTTTTAGCCAATAATTGGCAAACGTATGCTTTATTGTTTCTTTTTACAATGTTTGTGATTCAACTGTCTAAAATCAAATTGAGCTTTTTCATCAATGGAGTCAAACCGCTGATCTGGTTGATTTTATTTACAGTTATTTTACAAGTACTGTTTACTGGCGGCGGAACGGTCTACTTTTCTTTAGGACCGATCACGATTTCTCAAGAAGGACTGCTGAACGGTGTATTTATCTTCTGTCGGTTTGTCTTGATCATTTTTATGTCGACCTTATTGACTTTAACGACTATGCCGTTATCCTTGACCGATGCGATTGAATTTTTATTGCGTCCGTTGATTGCTTTAAAAGTACCAGTTTATGAAATAGCTTTGATGTTGTCGATCGCACTGCGATTTGTTCCAACTTTGATGGATGAAACCGAAAAAATCATGAACGCCCAACGAGCCAGAGGAGTAGACTTTGGCGAAGGAAATGTTTTTCAACAAATGAAAGCCATTGTGCCGTTGCTGATTCCGTTATTCGTCAGTTCCTTTAACCGGGCTGAAGAGCTGGCAACAGCGATGGAAGCCCGCGGTTACCAAGGCGGCGAAGGACGGACCAAATACCGGCTGTTAAAATGGGAAATGCGCGATACGCTTGTGATCGTTGGTTATGCCCTATTGACAGTAGCCTTAGTTTTTTTAAAAAGTTAG
- the truA gene encoding tRNA pseudouridine(38-40) synthase TruA, whose amino-acid sequence METTRYKIIIQYDGTNFNGFQIQPNGRTVQGEIERVLKIMAKGLEIKIQGSGRTDSGVHALGQVIHFDYPIRMPIENMKRALNSLTTDEIYVQQVEFVSFDFHARYQTTGKKYQYRVDTNPVTDPFKRLYTKHHQYPINLPVLEQALKDIEGTHDFSSFCASNSGREDKVRTVYEASVVEDPEKGELIFTFRGDGFLYNMVRIFIGTLLQIANGRRPADDMKRLLEVKDRRQAGPTAAPQGLYLVEVYYDVEEATRGTRFYQPTVQKTKGE is encoded by the coding sequence ATGGAAACTACACGTTATAAAATTATTATTCAATACGATGGCACCAACTTTAATGGTTTTCAAATTCAGCCGAATGGTCGGACAGTTCAAGGAGAAATTGAACGTGTACTGAAGATCATGGCCAAAGGATTGGAAATCAAAATACAAGGATCAGGCCGAACGGATTCGGGTGTTCATGCTTTGGGACAAGTCATTCATTTTGACTACCCGATCCGGATGCCGATTGAAAATATGAAACGGGCTTTGAATAGCTTGACTACTGATGAGATTTACGTTCAACAAGTTGAATTTGTCAGTTTTGATTTTCACGCCCGCTACCAAACAACCGGGAAAAAATACCAATACCGAGTCGACACAAATCCCGTTACCGATCCATTTAAACGGCTGTACACCAAACACCACCAGTACCCGATCAATTTGCCGGTTTTAGAACAAGCGTTAAAAGACATTGAAGGGACGCATGATTTTTCCAGTTTCTGCGCTTCAAACAGCGGGCGCGAAGACAAAGTTCGGACTGTTTATGAAGCTAGCGTTGTAGAAGACCCTGAAAAAGGCGAGTTGATTTTTACTTTTAGAGGAGACGGCTTTTTGTACAATATGGTACGAATCTTTATCGGTACGTTGCTGCAAATTGCGAATGGACGCCGACCAGCTGATGATATGAAACGCTTGTTGGAAGTCAAAGACCGTCGTCAAGCAGGTCCAACAGCTGCCCCACAAGGTTTGTATTTAGTCGAAGTCTATTATGATGTGGAAGAAGCAACGAGAGGTACCCGTTTTTATCAACCAACCGTGCAAAAAACAAAAGGAGAATAA
- a CDS encoding GNAT family N-acetyltransferase gives MTVVIRPSRWSDYPDLVAIENQIWNETNTPNVTTYPSAEAYQQHHPVGTHLVAVNEELNKVVGFVGFHPPTPLAAHQRTWMIDIGVDPTAQSTGVGSQLLEAVKQKAKEQQIHKLGLRVLATNQSAIRFYQKNGFVIEGTLKEEFWLNGQFVDDILMGFTLES, from the coding sequence ATGACAGTAGTCATACGGCCTAGCCGCTGGTCGGATTATCCGGACTTAGTAGCAATTGAAAACCAAATTTGGAATGAAACTAATACACCGAATGTCACCACTTATCCTTCAGCAGAAGCTTACCAGCAGCACCATCCCGTTGGGACACATTTAGTGGCGGTTAATGAAGAGTTGAATAAAGTAGTAGGGTTTGTGGGGTTTCATCCGCCAACGCCTCTAGCAGCTCACCAACGGACCTGGATGATCGATATCGGCGTAGATCCCACTGCACAAAGTACCGGAGTCGGCTCCCAATTGTTGGAAGCTGTAAAACAAAAAGCAAAAGAACAGCAGATCCATAAACTGGGATTGCGTGTGTTAGCTACGAATCAAAGTGCTATTCGTTTTTATCAAAAGAACGGCTTTGTGATCGAAGGAACACTAAAAGAGGAGTTCTGGTTGAATGGGCAATTTGTAGATGACATATTGATGGGCTTTACTTTAGAAAGCTAG
- the rplM gene encoding 50S ribosomal protein L13 produces MRTTYMAKPSEVERKWYVVDATDIPMGRLSTVVASILRGKNKPTFTPHIDTGDFVIVINAEKIKLTGKKATDKIYSHHTGYIGGLKQVSAGELRANNPRKLIEMSVKGMLPKNTLGRKQGMKLHVYAGAEHDHQAQQPEVLDITNLI; encoded by the coding sequence GTGCGTACAACTTATATGGCTAAACCTAGCGAAGTAGAACGTAAATGGTATGTGGTAGACGCAACTGATATCCCAATGGGACGTTTGTCTACTGTAGTAGCATCAATTCTACGCGGTAAAAATAAACCAACTTTCACACCCCACATCGATACTGGTGACTTTGTGATCGTTATTAATGCAGAAAAAATCAAATTAACTGGTAAAAAAGCAACTGACAAAATTTACTCTCACCACACTGGATACATCGGTGGATTGAAACAAGTTTCAGCTGGAGAATTACGTGCGAACAACCCACGTAAATTGATTGAAATGTCTGTCAAAGGTATGTTGCCTAAGAACACTTTAGGACGCAAACAAGGCATGAAATTACACGTTTACGCTGGTGCTGAACACGATCACCAAGCACAACAACCTGAAGTACTAGACATTACAAACTTAATTTAA
- the rpsI gene encoding 30S ribosomal protein S9 has product MAQVQYTGTGRRKNSTARVRLVPGTGKIIMNKKDITEYMPFPYLYVIVKQPLAVTETLESYDIHVNVNGGGYTGQAGATRHGIARALLQVDPAFRAPLKAAGLLTRDPRMVERKKPGLKKARKASQFSKR; this is encoded by the coding sequence TTGGCACAAGTACAATATACCGGCACAGGCCGTCGTAAAAACTCAACAGCTCGCGTACGTTTAGTACCCGGAACTGGTAAAATCATCATGAACAAAAAAGATATTACTGAATACATGCCTTTCCCATATTTATACGTAATCGTTAAACAACCTTTAGCAGTTACAGAAACATTGGAAAGCTATGACATTCACGTAAACGTAAATGGCGGTGGCTACACTGGACAAGCAGGCGCTACTCGTCATGGTATCGCTCGTGCGTTATTACAAGTAGACCCAGCTTTCCGTGCACCATTAAAAGCTGCAGGACTATTAACACGTGACCCACGTATGGTTGAACGTAAAAAACCAGGTCTTAAGAAAGCTCGTAAAGCTTCTCAATTCTCAAAACGTTAA
- a CDS encoding diacylglycerol/lipid kinase family protein, translated as MTKAVLIVNPSSGGESGEKYTELAVETLASLYDSIVVKETEKEGDAERFANEAAKEKVEAVFVMGGDGTVNEGVNGIAKEEPRPKFGIIPLGTVNDLGRALGIPLDPEEAIRMLPHAVTKELDIGKVNGGYFVDVIAIGKIPEAVKNVSAEQKTRLGTLAYFIEGAKAITEDQSYPFRFLLDDEVIEQDSSLVLIALTNSVGGFEKMLPHAKIDDGYLHLVALKGSSFLDKVKLVPQVLTGNTTNADGIFYRNFESGEINSLKGDRKVTSNIDGDEGVPLPLRVQVLPKHLTIFVKDEQASSGFSRAEENLS; from the coding sequence ATGACAAAAGCTGTATTAATTGTAAATCCTTCATCAGGAGGAGAGTCAGGAGAAAAGTATACAGAGCTTGCCGTAGAAACATTAGCGTCACTATACGACAGCATTGTGGTGAAAGAGACTGAAAAAGAAGGAGACGCTGAACGTTTTGCGAATGAGGCTGCTAAAGAAAAGGTAGAAGCTGTGTTCGTTATGGGTGGGGATGGTACCGTTAACGAAGGAGTGAATGGCATTGCCAAAGAAGAGCCACGTCCAAAGTTCGGGATTATTCCTCTGGGAACGGTAAATGATCTGGGACGCGCTTTAGGAATTCCACTTGATCCTGAAGAAGCAATCCGGATGTTACCACATGCTGTTACAAAGGAATTAGATATTGGAAAAGTTAATGGCGGCTATTTTGTAGACGTCATTGCAATCGGAAAAATTCCAGAAGCGGTAAAAAATGTTAGTGCAGAACAAAAGACTCGTTTGGGAACATTAGCTTATTTCATAGAAGGAGCAAAGGCAATCACTGAAGATCAGAGTTATCCTTTTAGGTTCTTGTTAGATGATGAGGTTATCGAACAAGATTCCTCTTTGGTGTTGATTGCACTGACCAATTCGGTAGGAGGATTCGAAAAGATGCTGCCACATGCGAAAATAGATGATGGTTATCTGCATTTAGTTGCTTTAAAAGGAAGTTCTTTCCTGGATAAAGTCAAACTAGTTCCTCAAGTTCTTACAGGTAATACAACAAATGCAGATGGAATCTTTTACCGGAATTTCGAATCCGGAGAAATTAATAGTTTAAAAGGAGACAGGAAGGTCACGAGCAACATTGATGGAGACGAAGGAGTTCCGCTGCCACTTAGAGTTCAGGTTCTGCCAAAGCATTTAACTATTTTTGTAAAAGATGAGCAAGCAAGTAGTGGATTTTCAAGAGCAGAGGAAAACTTATCATAA
- the spxA gene encoding transcriptional regulator SpxA, whose product MVTIYTAPSCSSCRKAVAWLEENNIPYKAQNIFSDPLDILEIKSILRMTEEGTEEIISTRSKAFQELNIDLEELPLKDLFTLVQENPGLLRRPILIDDKRLQIGYNEDDIRCFLPREVRALELMRAHNIVGY is encoded by the coding sequence ATGGTCACCATATATACAGCACCTAGTTGTTCTTCTTGTCGTAAAGCAGTGGCTTGGCTTGAAGAAAATAATATTCCTTATAAAGCACAGAATATTTTTTCAGACCCGTTAGATATCCTTGAAATTAAATCTATTTTACGAATGACAGAAGAGGGTACAGAAGAAATTATTTCTACACGTTCTAAGGCGTTTCAAGAATTAAATATTGATTTAGAAGAATTACCGCTTAAAGATTTGTTTACTTTGGTTCAAGAAAACCCCGGGTTATTACGTCGCCCAATTCTGATAGACGATAAAAGATTGCAAATTGGGTATAATGAAGATGACATTCGCTGTTTCTTACCGAGAGAAGTCCGTGCCCTTGAATTAATGCGAGCTCATAATATTGTTGGATACTAA